GTTACCAGAGCCGAAATGGCGGTAATAATCAACAAGCTCAACGATCTGCTGGATGAAGATGATGACAAAAAAGAGATCCGCAGCTTAGTAGTTTCCATCGACGTTGAAGCACTGACCATAACCGTAAAAGAAGGGGATAAGACAGCTACTTACAATGTAAAGGAGGATGTTCCGGTTTACATCAATTATAAGTACGGCAGCCTCAGCTCGCTCGAGCCCGGCGATGAAGTAAAGCTGATATTCAACGACAAGCGGGAAGTTGTGTTCATCCAGGTGGTGAACAAAAAGGTGACTGCCACGGCGAAAGGCATATTAGTAGATGTGGATAAAAGTAAAAACACGGTGTCTTTATTCACCTACAGTGGTGAAGAGACAGGTTATGTGGGCATACTGAGAGAGAGCGATATAGAGGGGCGGCACCTGGAACTTGAGACCATAGATGATCGGTTCGTGCTGGTCGGAGAAACCGACGGTTTGAAAGACTATATTGGCAAAAAGATAGTGGTCTTAGGGGAAATTAATGACGGAGTATCCATATACATGAGAGGCCAGGTCCTCGATGTGGACGAATGGTTTGCGGTAACCGAAAAAAATACCATAACCTTTGACGTGACCGGTGGTACCTTGGTAGAAGTCGAAGGAAAACCGGCAAGCCTCTCGGACCTGGAAGAAGGGGTATATGCTGAAGTTAAAGCTCAGGGCGATACGGCGTTAAGTATAAAAGTAATAAAAGAATAGTATTCAGAAAAAGGAGATAAAAAGGGGTAAACAGGGGAAAGGGCGATCTATCGCCCTCTTTTTTTTTAAAAGCAGGAATCATTATATTTTTGTAGAATATAGAATATATAGAACAGGAAAAAAATGAAAGGAGCTGGAACCTGTGGGACCGGCTTTCCGAGCAAAAAACGCTCTGAACATTACCAGAGCCTTTGCCGCTCCGACGAAATTCACTGTATCCCAACGAAAATACGACTGGGTGTGGCCTTACATAGAGAAGATGGCGCTGATGGGGGTAATCGCGGGGAAAGGCAAGAATACCTTCGGCACCCGATGACCCGGTAAACGCGTCGAGTTTTCATTTATGATCACCGACTTCCCGAAGCCCCGTCGATAACGGTGTGGGCACATGGTAATATAGCCGTGGCAATAGATAAGCATCATATCCGGGGATGATTACATCGGTTTAAGGTCCGAAGACTTTAGCCTAAAAATAATAGGCTGCTATCTTCGCTATAAAAGGCCGCCAAGGTGCTTAACCAAAAACCTATAACGTGGGAAGCGATGTCCGGATATACAGGAAAGATCGGCTGGACACAATGGCCAAGAACGCGGTGTTTTCCAAACTGATGGGCGGTGATATGGTGACGCTGGTCATCACAGGAAGCGGGATTACCAAAATTGAATCCGAGGGCTCCGAACAGAAAGTCACTTGACTGTAAAGCATAAAGGAAATTCATTACAACGAACGATACGACGATTGTGAATGTGAAAGGTAGTGAAAAGGTAAGTACGAGCGGGATAATCGGTTTACAAAAAAGAGGGCGATGAGATCACCGCGGTCTTTTCTTTGCGGATGTAGTGATGGACCTGGTGGTTTTCTCTTGACCCGGGTCGCCGTAAAGGAGGGACTTTATGGGCTATAAAAGAAAGATCCTCGTAGTGGACGATCAGGAATGGGTTAGGAAGATGCTGTTGGAAGCCCTAGCAGTCTTGGGATACGAAGCTTTCGGTGCGTCCTCCGGCCCCGAAGCATTACAGCTGGCGGTGGAAAAGGAACCGGATCTGGCGGTTATAGACGTGTCGATCCCGGGCATGGATGGGCTTACCCTGCTTTCAAAATTCAGAGAGAAAGATTTAAAAATACCCGGAATACTGATTTCGGGTAACGGTGAAAAAAATTGTATCGAGAAAGCCTTGAAAGAAGGTGCTTTTGCTTACCTGGTAAAACCATTCGACATAGGAGACCTCGAAGGTTTAATAAAGCAGGCTCTGACATCTTAAGAATTGCACCGAGAGGAGAATCAGCATGTATTACGGTCAGAGTGAGCCAAATTCTGAACTGATAAGGGGTCAAAAGATATACGAGGATCTTTTCACCAACAAAGACTACAGTATTCCGGGGTATCCGGAACTCTTCATGAAGGAGGGGAATCACAGGATCGTGATAAAAATCCAAAACGAGGAGGACGAGGAGAATCACCACTCTTTCAATATTAATACCACCCTGGTTAAAAACGCGGACGGAACGGTCAGTGTTGTCATAACCTGTGAAGATGAAGACAATAGCGAGGGCGTCAGGGAAGATCTAAAAAGGAGACTGTCCTACCTGGAGAACCTTTCGGTAATAGGAGAGCTTGCCGCCAGTGCCGTCCACGAGATAAAAAACCCGCTGTTTTCCATAAGGGGTTTCCTACAGATAATCGACAACAGCTTTTCGGATGACGACAAGCGCAAGGAATATATAAGGATAATGATTTCTGAAATTGATAGGCTGGAAGGGCTGGTCAGGGATTTCCTGATGCTTGCCAAAACCCGGGCCAGGTCCAAAGGAAGTGTAATTGTGTGCGAACTTATTAGGGACATTGCCGAACTTTATAAAAACAGGATGGAAATGCAGAACATCAAATTCAGCCTCATGGCGGAAGACGAGTCGGTTTGCATACCCGGTAATCGAGAACAGCTGGAGCAGGTGTTTATAAATCTGATACAGAACGCTCTAGAAGCCATGGAAAACGGCGGCAATATTGAGGTCGTAGTCTACAGGAAAAACGAAAAACTGGTCATTGAAGTAAGGGATGAAGGAAAGGGAATAAGCCCCGAAATAGAGAAAAAGATATTCACTCCCTTTTTCACGAACAAGAAAAACGGGACGGGACTCGGTCTTTTCCTGTCCAAGAAGATCGTTGAAGAACACATGGGAAGGATTTACTTCAGGTCAACCGAAGGAAAAGGCACGGTATTTTTCCTGGAGTTTCCGCTGGTAAAAACCTAAAGATTAATCCCTGTTGATGCCTCGATACTGCTTGTGCTATAATATATTAAGTTAAACTTCTAAAATTTACCGCCCGGGTGAATAATTTTGCACTGCCTGTATATAATTGATGTATAGGAACTCATCGGAAATTATACCTTTTTTTCGGTTATTTTATCTAATTCCCCGATGTGCGGTGAATTTTTTTATTTTATGAGGAGGCGATAAGTTGCTAGCATCGGAACTGGAAAAAAAGACTATTGCCCAGCTTCACGAGATAGCTAGGGAAAAAAAGATCCCGGGCTATTATAAGTACAGGAAGAAGGAACTCATTATTAAAATAATGGAAGCCATGGCCGCCGAGTCGGGAGACAGTATAGCCGAAGGGGTTCTTGAGGTGCTGCCCGATGGCTACGGCTTTTTGAGGATAGAAAACTACCTGCCCTCCGATGAGGATATATACATCTCGCCCTCTCAGATCCGCCGCTTTCATCTGCGCACGGGGGACCTGATTTCGGGAAGGATAAGGCAGCCGAAAGAAGGAGAGAAGTACAGAGCCCTCCTGCAGGTCCACGCGGTAAACGGTCTCGATCCGGAACACGCCGTCAAGAGGTTTCACTTCGACTCACTGACGCCCATTTTCCCCCAGCCGAAACTCACTTTAGAGCACGATCCCGAGGAGCTTTCCACAAGGATAATCGACATCATTTCGCCTATCGGTAAAGGACAAAGAGCCCTCATAGTTTCCCCGCCCAAAGCCGGAAAGACGATGATGCTAAAAAAAATCGCCAACGCGCTAAGCAAAAACCACCCCGACCTGGAACTTATAGTGCTTCTCATAGACGAGCGTCCGGAGGAAGTAACCGATATGAGGCGTTCGGTGGATGGTGAGGTGGTGAGCTCCACTTTCGACGAACCGCCGGAAAATCACCTGCGCGTCGCCGATATGGTGCTTGAGCGCGCCCAGCGACTGGTGGAGAGCAAGAAAGACGTGGTGATATTGTTAGACAGCATCACGCGCCTTGCGAGGGCCAACAACCTGGTGGTGCCGCCGACCGGCAGGACGCTGTCCGGAGGTTTGGACCCCAGCGCGCTTCACAAGCCCAAGAGGTTCTTCGGCGCAGCGCGAAACATAGAAGAAGGCGGCAGCCTTACCATAATTGCCACCGCCCTCGTGGAAACGGGCAGCCGTATGGACGACGTGATTTACGAGGAGTTTAAAGGCACCGGTAACATGGAAATTCACCTTGACAGAAAACTGGCGGAGCGCCGGATTTACCCGGCCATAGACATAAAAAAATCGGGCACCCGCCGGGAGGAACTGCTGCTCTCAAAGGAAGAACTGGAGGCCGTGTGGGTGCTCAGAAAGGCCCTTGCTCCGCTGGATACCGTCGAGGCGGCCAGCACACTCATCAGCAGGTTGAAAAGGACAAAAACTAACCGGGAATTTCTTGAAAACCTGGCTGCCACATTAAACGAGTTACAGCTAACTTAGGGTATTCACTTCAAATAACCCTTTGCCTTCAGTTTTTCTATGTGCTGTCTTATCTTTTCATCCAGGTCTATCTGGTAATTCTCCTCAAGTACGAACATCATGGAAACCGCCACCTGAGCCACATCAAGGAGCTCTCTGGCCATCATGTCCACGACTTCCTTCTCGTCCATCTTTATGTTCTCACCGCTGCTTGCGCGGAATTTTCCAATGGCCTGGGCCAGCTCGCCGGCCTCCTCCATAAGCTTTAAGGCTGTCGATTCCAGCGTAGGGGTCAGCCCGTTGAGTCTGGGCAGGCTTATTACTTTAAAGTTGCTCTGTTTTTCGCAGGTCATAAGTTCACCTCTTCTTCAAGTTCTTGCCTCATCAGTTTTGAAGCCAGGAAGGTAAATAGTGCGGCGACCAGGAGGCGCGTTGTAAGAAGCAGGGCACCGTTTACACCGAGAGCTACAAAAATTGCTGTATCTTCAAAAACCGCATGGGCCGCCACGAGAAAGTAAGTAATCAGGTAAAGGTCTCTCCTGGGGAGCTGGTATTCTTTAGCCGACCGGAATATTACTCCCGCCCCGTAGGACAAACCTATTATAATTCCAATTATCAGAGGAAAGCCCGATTCCTTTCGCATACCAAACACCCGGACCAAAGGCGAAAAGAAATTGGCGATGCGGTCCAGCGCACCCAGGTCCTTTAGAAATTCCATGGCCACCATGATCGGTATAACTATGACGGCGATCTGTTTTATCGAGAGCAGAGAGCCCACTGTTGCTTCTTTAAGCACTTCGAACAAAAAAGGTCACCCTTTCAGAATATAAAGTTATAAGCTATTCCCGATAAGACCGCAAGACCTACCCTTACAGCAATTACGTTTACGGCCGAAAGGCCTATATTTTTTGCCAGAGCCGTTTCCACGGGTAGACTGTGACAAAAGGAAAGCATAATGGCAAGTACAGTGATTTCCTTTAGTGAAAGAGAAAGGGATAACATGGCGCCGATGGCCGCATACAGGTTGACCAAATTGCCTATAACCAGGACCAAAGCAGCTTCCCCGGGAAGGCCGAATATCCCCATGAGCGGGGCGAACAGTCGGGTAACGACTCCCAGAATAGGCGTATGTTTTAAAAAGGTCACGATAAAATATACCGGAATTAAAATTCTGGCAAGCTGCCAGGTCACTTCAATACCGGACTGCAAGCCGCGCCTCAGCGTATCGAGAGAAATGGAGCTCGATGGAGAACCCAAAATGATACCTCCTATCTCTTTGATTTTATAAAGATTATAACATACAAACGGAAGAAAACTCCATACTAAACGTTTCGCCGGTAACCCCGGATTTTGAACCACACGGACCCCATTTTCAACCGGTGAGAGAAAAGAATGGTACGAAAGGCCGCATTAAGATGTATAATAATATTTGAAAAATAAAAAATATAATTCCTCCCCGAAAAACATAAATATTAATTAAGGGATACCGACGTAAAAATCCTACATCCCTCCAGCGAACACTTTACAGTAAGGGGAGGTGATGGCGGGATCAAATTCGTTATTTTTACTTAATTTAATTTAAACAAACGGGAGGCGGACTCATGAATTCGCTGGTGCTTCTTATACTCGGCGCTGTGCTCTTTCTGATAGCTTACGCGACTTACGGCGCCTACCTTGCTAGGCAGTGGGGACTCGATCCCTCAAGGAAAACCCCTGCCCACGAGCTCTACGACGGAGTGGACTACGTGCCCGCAAACCGCTATGTGCTGCTGGGACACCACTTCGCGTCCATAGCCGGTGCAGGTCCCATAGCCGGGCCGATACAGGCTGCGATCTTCGGGTGGCTGCCGGTGTACCTGTGGATCGTACTGGGCAGCATATTTGTGGGAGGGGTTCACGACTTCGGCTCCCTGCTGGCTTCCATTAGGCACAGGGGTAAATCGATCGGTGAAATCATAGAGGCCAACATTGGAACCAGCGGGAAAAAACTCTTTAACATATTTGCGTGGCTGACTCTCATACTGGTAGTGGCCGCCTTCGCCAGCATAACAGCAGAGGCTTTCGCAGCCACGCCGGCGGCGGGAACCGCTTCGGTTCTATTTATATTTATAGCCATGCTTTTCGGCCAGCTGGTATACAGGAGAAACGCCGGACTTGCGGTATCCACCATAATAGGCGTGGCGCTCATCTTCCTGTCGGTGTGGATAGGCTATAGATACCCCTTTATGCAATTTGATAAAACTAGCTGGCAGTATATACTGCTGGTGTACATTTTCTTCGCCTCGGTACTTCCTGTCTGGCTCCTGCTTCAGCCCAGGGATTATCTGAATTCCTTCCTGCTTTACGCCATGCTGATAGGAGGCGCCATAGGAATAATCCTCATGCACCCCACCCTGCAGCTCAGTCCTTTCAAAGGATTTACAGTTTTAACCGGTGCCGGTGCCCAGTACCTTTTCCCGATGGTCTTTGTAACCGTAGCCTGCGGTGCCTGTTCCGGATTCCACTCACTGGTGGGTTCCGGGACTACGTCCAAGCAGCTCTCCAGTGAAAACGACGCCAGGTTCGTCGGATACGGCGCCATGCTCATAGAGGGCTTTCTGGCAATAGTAGCACTGATTTCTGTGGCCTACGTTTCCAAAGCCGAGGGCAGCCCGGCGGAAGTTTTCGCCAACGGCGTCGCCGAATTCATGACCTCTTTCGGCGTTCCGGCGGATTTCGGCAAAGTGTTCATAACCCTGGCTTTTACGGCCTTCGCGCTTACAAGCCTTGACACTGCCACAAGGCTCGCCAGGTATATATTCCAGGAATATTTTGAGACCGAAGACGGCAAGAGAAGTTTGCTCACCGATAAGTACGTGGCGACACTGATTACCATATTCGTAGCCTACCTGCTCGTGACATACGGATACCAGAAAATATGGCCCATATTCGGTTCGGCTAACCAGCTACTATCGGCGCTGGCGCTGCTTGCACTAACCGCCTGGTTTGTCAGGACCCGCAGGAATCCGGTTATGACCTTCATACCCATGATCTGGATGTTTGCCGTGACGCTGTCGGCTACCGTGCTCCTGATGAAGAATTTTTATGTTGCCCGAAATTACGTCCTGGTCGTCCTGGCGGCAGCCCTGTTCGTGCTCGCCATTATCCTCATGGCGGTAACATACACCACCCTTAAAGGGGCGAAAAAATCTGAGAAAGGCACCACTTTTAAAGCGGGATAAATCGTTCTTCAGCTGAAGAGGTGGATTTTGATCCACCTCCTTCTGTTTTTAAAAGATAGGAGGTGAATGTATTTTTTATGGATTCTGGGAAGTACCTGGAGATGTTGAGCAAGCGGCTGAAACCCTACTTCGACTTAGAGAAGAAACGAATAATTTCCGGCGAGAGAGCGGACCTCTTTGCGAGATGCCACGTGAAACACGTCAGGACTTTTTTGACGCCGAAGGACGTGATCGACTCCTACGAGACCAATGAATACTTTGTGGTTAAGATCTTTGAGGGGAAGTTAAAGGAAGAGGCATTATTTTTATTTGATACATTTTTGAAAGATATAATGAAAATATACGTTACGCCCGGGGACGGGCATATGTGCAGCATAATAAACGGGGTTATGGTGCTGGAGGAAGGGCTGGACGGAGAGGTTGAGAAAAAGATCCGAGGCTACTCCTATGAGAAGAGCTACCTTTTTTCGCTGAAAGGGTGGAGCCGCATCAATCTTGCAGCAGTGGACCTGAAAAGCGGCCGGATAATACCGAGCCGCGGCGCCAAAAAGCTCGAGAAGCTTTTAATGCCGGGATAAAGTATTAAATTGTAATTTTTGAAAAAATATGCCTTATATGATATATTTATATTGGACGGGCTTTTCGGGAGTTGAAGATCGATGGTCTATTCGATTCTGGCGGGACTCGCCGACAGGCTGGGGCTTTTTATCGTCATAGCCTACCTTCTTTCGAAAAACAGAGCTTTCAAAAATCTGATATTGAAGCACCGGGTATCGCTGCTGGATAAAATCCTGCTCTCAGCTGTATTCGGTGCTTTTGGCATACTGGGAACTTATATGGGAATCCCGGTCTACGGGGCTCTTGCCAACTCAAGAGCTGTGGGAGTTATAATTGGAGGGCTTCTCGGCGGTCCCCTTGTGGGAGTTTTGTCCGGGTTTGTAGCGGGCTTTCACCGGTGGGCCATAGATGTAGGCGGTTTTACGGCGCTGGCCTGCGGCCTCTCTACTTTCACCGAAGGAACCATAGCGGGGCTGCTGCACAGAAAATTGAACCACGGTAAAATATGCTGGAAGACGGCGTTATTCATCGGCATGGCCCTGGAGCTTTTACAGATGGTCATAATTCTGCTGGTGGCAAAGCCCTTTTCGGCGGCGCTGGCCCTGGTGAAGGTTATAGGGTTTCCGATGACCTCCGTCAACGCCATCGGCATCGCAATATTCATAATAATAGTTGAAAACATATTCCGGGAACAGGAAAGGGTAGGAGCTTACCAGGCTCAGCTGGCTCTCGATATAGCTTCGGAAACGCTGCCCTATTTAAGGCAGGGGCTGAGTGAGTTTTCGGCTTACAGGACCGCCAAGATCATATATGAGAAGGCGGACTACGATGCCGTTGCTATAACCGATAACAGGCAAATCCTAGCGCATATCGGTGTGGGCGAGGACCACCACAGGAACGGTCTGAAGGTGTTGACCC
The DNA window shown above is from Thermosediminibacter oceani DSM 16646 and carries:
- a CDS encoding S-layer homology domain-containing protein; this translates as MKKLIAGLLMIMLVVSLAAPVAQAKPKPCFKDVDERFEWARFSIEKMYAKGIIKGFPGGWFKPQDKVTHLQAIIMALRIMGWEDEVKKIKVLPKDVKNIKISGKDGYYYVALAIEKGLVKPEELKNFRPNEPAKRYEVAKYIVRAIGKEEEAKQHMTEKLPFKDAKAIPKDAVGYVYVMTELGLMKGYPGNVFQPNKPVTRAEMAVIINKLNDLLDEDDDKKEIRSLVVSIDVEALTITVKEGDKTATYNVKEDVPVYINYKYGSLSSLEPGDEVKLIFNDKREVVFIQVVNKKVTATAKGILVDVDKSKNTVSLFTYSGEETGYVGILRESDIEGRHLELETIDDRFVLVGETDGLKDYIGKKIVVLGEINDGVSIYMRGQVLDVDEWFAVTEKNTITFDVTGGTLVEVEGKPASLSDLEEGVYAEVKAQGDTALSIKVIKE
- a CDS encoding nucleoside recognition domain-containing protein; translation: MGSPSSSISLDTLRRGLQSGIEVTWQLARILIPVYFIVTFLKHTPILGVVTRLFAPLMGIFGLPGEAALVLVIGNLVNLYAAIGAMLSLSLSLKEITVLAIMLSFCHSLPVETALAKNIGLSAVNVIAVRVGLAVLSGIAYNFIF
- a CDS encoding MazG-like family protein; this encodes MTCEKQSNFKVISLPRLNGLTPTLESTALKLMEEAGELAQAIGKFRASSGENIKMDEKEVVDMMARELLDVAQVAVSMMFVLEENYQIDLDEKIRQHIEKLKAKGYLK
- a CDS encoding S-layer homology domain-containing protein, whose translation is MGPAFRAKNALNITRAFAAPTKFTVSQRKYDWVWPYIEKMALMGVIAGKGKNTFGTR
- a CDS encoding nucleoside recognition domain-containing protein, whose amino-acid sequence is MLKEATVGSLLSIKQIAVIVIPIMVAMEFLKDLGALDRIANFFSPLVRVFGMRKESGFPLIIGIIIGLSYGAGVIFRSAKEYQLPRRDLYLITYFLVAAHAVFEDTAIFVALGVNGALLLTTRLLVAALFTFLASKLMRQELEEEVNL
- a CDS encoding two-component system sensor histidine kinase NtrB, with protein sequence MYYGQSEPNSELIRGQKIYEDLFTNKDYSIPGYPELFMKEGNHRIVIKIQNEEDEENHHSFNINTTLVKNADGTVSVVITCEDEDNSEGVREDLKRRLSYLENLSVIGELAASAVHEIKNPLFSIRGFLQIIDNSFSDDDKRKEYIRIMISEIDRLEGLVRDFLMLAKTRARSKGSVIVCELIRDIAELYKNRMEMQNIKFSLMAEDESVCIPGNREQLEQVFINLIQNALEAMENGGNIEVVVYRKNEKLVIEVRDEGKGISPEIEKKIFTPFFTNKKNGTGLGLFLSKKIVEEHMGRIYFRSTEGKGTVFFLEFPLVKT
- a CDS encoding carbon starvation CstA family protein, translated to MNSLVLLILGAVLFLIAYATYGAYLARQWGLDPSRKTPAHELYDGVDYVPANRYVLLGHHFASIAGAGPIAGPIQAAIFGWLPVYLWIVLGSIFVGGVHDFGSLLASIRHRGKSIGEIIEANIGTSGKKLFNIFAWLTLILVVAAFASITAEAFAATPAAGTASVLFIFIAMLFGQLVYRRNAGLAVSTIIGVALIFLSVWIGYRYPFMQFDKTSWQYILLVYIFFASVLPVWLLLQPRDYLNSFLLYAMLIGGAIGIILMHPTLQLSPFKGFTVLTGAGAQYLFPMVFVTVACGACSGFHSLVGSGTTSKQLSSENDARFVGYGAMLIEGFLAIVALISVAYVSKAEGSPAEVFANGVAEFMTSFGVPADFGKVFITLAFTAFALTSLDTATRLARYIFQEYFETEDGKRSLLTDKYVATLITIFVAYLLVTYGYQKIWPIFGSANQLLSALALLALTAWFVRTRRNPVMTFIPMIWMFAVTLSATVLLMKNFYVARNYVLVVLAAALFVLAIILMAVTYTTLKGAKKSEKGTTFKAG
- a CDS encoding response regulator; translation: MGYKRKILVVDDQEWVRKMLLEALAVLGYEAFGASSGPEALQLAVEKEPDLAVIDVSIPGMDGLTLLSKFREKDLKIPGILISGNGEKNCIEKALKEGAFAYLVKPFDIGDLEGLIKQALTS
- the rho gene encoding transcription termination factor Rho gives rise to the protein MLASELEKKTIAQLHEIAREKKIPGYYKYRKKELIIKIMEAMAAESGDSIAEGVLEVLPDGYGFLRIENYLPSDEDIYISPSQIRRFHLRTGDLISGRIRQPKEGEKYRALLQVHAVNGLDPEHAVKRFHFDSLTPIFPQPKLTLEHDPEELSTRIIDIISPIGKGQRALIVSPPKAGKTMMLKKIANALSKNHPDLELIVLLIDERPEEVTDMRRSVDGEVVSSTFDEPPENHLRVADMVLERAQRLVESKKDVVILLDSITRLARANNLVVPPTGRTLSGGLDPSALHKPKRFFGAARNIEEGGSLTIIATALVETGSRMDDVIYEEFKGTGNMEIHLDRKLAERRIYPAIDIKKSGTRREELLLSKEELEAVWVLRKALAPLDTVEAASTLISRLKRTKTNREFLENLAATLNELQLT